In the Telopea speciosissima isolate NSW1024214 ecotype Mountain lineage chromosome 2, Tspe_v1, whole genome shotgun sequence genome, one interval contains:
- the LOC122652381 gene encoding uncharacterized protein YwbO-like, whose translation MRLFSLPLSLSNVAVSRNTKFMAQSVGSNTGKKLIRIDVSSDPVCPYCFVGKKNLDKAMGLSKDQYDFEIRWHPFFLNPDAPKDGMIKKDFYMRKYGPSSEQMEARTAQVFRGLGYDYDTSGLIGPTLDGHRLLTFAGHQGYDKQHALMEELCLGYFTKGRFIADPEFLAEAARKAGVEGAAEFLEDTNNGVKEVYEQLEKYSSNISAVPHFVINDKLKLSGAQPPEAFLRYFQAATN comes from the exons ATGCGCTTGTTCTCactccctctctccctttccAACGTCGCCGTTTCCAG AAACACAAAGTTCATGGCTCAATCAGTGGGTAGCAACACTGGAAAGAAGCTTATTCGAATCGACGTGAGTTCAGACCCGGTGTGTCCGTATTGTTTTGTGGGCAAGAAAAATCTTGACAAAGCAATGGGTTTATCAAAGGATCAATACGATTTCGAG ATTAGATGGCATCCATTTTTCCTTAATCCTGATGCTCCAAAAGATGGCATGATTAAGAAAGACTTCTACATGAGAAAGTATGGACCTTCGTCTGAACAAATGGAAGCTCGGACAGCtcag GTATTTCGAGGTCTTGGATATGACTATGACACGTCTGGGCTCAT AGGGCCTACCCTGGACGGCCACAGACTCTTGACATTTGCAGGCCATCAGGGCTATGATAAGCAACATGCTCTTATGGAGGAGTTGTGCCTAGGATACTTTACAAAGGGCAGGTTCATTGCTGATCC GGAATTTCTAGCAGAGGCTGCTAGAAAGGCTGGAGTAGAAGGAGCAGCAGAGTTCCTTGAAGACACTAACAATGGAGTCAAGGAG GTTTATGAACAACTGGAGAAATATTCATCAAACATTTCAGCAGTCCCGCACTTTGTG aTTAATGACAAACTCAAGCTAAGCGGTGCCCAACCACCTGAGGCATTCCTGAGATATTTTCAAGCGGCCACAAATTGA